Proteins encoded together in one Scheffersomyces stipitis CBS 6054 chromosome 5, complete sequence window:
- a CDS encoding predicted protein, with amino-acid sequence MSFNNAFEADIERTASNRSHQYKDYPEFESLSTAIDNRLHQINGTQLPSIKKLIGDYETNAADTVGESVGKNLNQVTENFKKLNESIKQLNSIIQQIASNHEDIEVLNYLKQKESIQIKLVRDSLNTFKNYQKRFEAAQYKHLPEGSSTKQEMLREVEEQSQLQGQQQVQITYEPVNAEELEQQTILVEEREREIHRIQQDTVEINEIFQNLSSIVNEQQFQIDNIESNLFNYSQDVRGASNELRTAERYQRRSGGRMLCCLMVLIAVAGFILVVGVLF; translated from the coding sequence ATGTCATTCAACAACGCCTTCGAAGCAGATATCGAGCGAACCGCTTCGAATCGATCCCACCAGTACAAAGATTACCCGGAGTTCGAGTCTCTTTCCACAGCCATAGACAACAGATTGCATCAGATAAATGGTACGCAGTTGCCTTCTATCAAAAAGCTAATTGGCGACTATGAGACCAATGCAGCAGACACTGTAGGAGAAAGTGTTGGTAAAAATTTGAACCAAGTAACTGAGAATttcaaaaagttgaatGAATCTATAAAACAGCTTAACTCTATTATTCAGCAGATTGCATCCAATCACGAAGACATAGAAGTGCTAAATTATCTCAAACAGAAGGAAAGCATCCAAATAAAGTTGGTCAGAGACAGTTTGAACACTTTCAAAAACTACCAGAAGCGATTTGAGGCCGCTCAATATAAACATTTGCCTGAAGGGAGCAGCACAAAGCAAGAAATGTtaagagaagttgaagaacagtCACAACTACAAGGGCAGCAACAAGTACAAATTACTTATGAACCCGTTaatgctgaagaattggaacaGCAGACGATTTTGgtggaagaaagagaacGCGAGATACACAGAATCCAACAAGATACCGTAGAAATCAACGAGATTTTCCAAAATTTGTCTTCTATAGTAAATGAGCAACAGTTCCAGATTGATAATATTGAAAGTAACTTGTTTAATTACAGCCAAGATGTTCGTGGAGCTTCTAATGAGCTTAGAACAGCAGAAAGATACCAGAGACGTTCTGGAGGCAGGATGTTGTGTTGTTTGATGGTGTTGATCGCTGTAGCTGGTTTTATATTGGTAGTTGGAGTTTTGTTTTAG
- a CDS encoding predicted protein: protein MVSLIKSIKAHSDKAWSVSAHKTVPLLATASTDKTSKIYKLSVKQNFPQVAQLEDTHKRSVRAVSFKPPLPGVESNFLDLPALASGSFDSTISIWGIDEPETEILSSPRNEWNLMAIIEGHENEIKAVGWNHNGSLLASCSRDKTVWIWETDPETLEEFECISVLNDHQHDIKHVVWHPHQNLLASSSYDDTIRLYKQDLDDDDWSCVGVLNGHEGTVWCSQFEDNHRHQESNESSNRSKIRLVSVSDDMTARIWSKYIPSSIKHKSEMVWEQESILPPVHQYPIYSVAWSAQSGKIATVGSDGKIVIYIEGDDNSWSIDSVKESAHGVHEINSIIWALLDDQSEVLVTAGDDGCVNIWKP, encoded by the exons ATGGTTTCGCTTATAAAGTCGATCAAAGCTCATAGCGACAAGGCGTGGTCGGTTTCTGCACATAAAACCGTTCCACTTTTGGCAACTGCTTCCACTGATAAAACATCTAAGATCTACAAGCTCTCAGTGAAACAGAACTTTCCTCAAGTAGCTCAATTGGAAGATACACACAAACGATCCGTGAGAGCGGTTTCATTCAAGCCGCCTTTACCCGGAGTTGAGTCAAACTTTTTGGACTTGCCAGCTTTAGCTCTGGGTTCATTTGATAGCACGATTTCCATTTGGGGTATCGATGAACCCGAAACAGAA ATTCTTCTGAGCCCCAGAAACGAATGGAACTTGATGGCCATCATTGAAGGGCACGAGAACGAAATCAAGGCTGTGGGCTGGAACCACAATGGAAGTCTTCttgcttcttgttctaGAGACAAGACTGTCTGGATTTGGGAAACCGACCCCGAGACTTTGGAAGAGTTCGAATGTATTTCTGTGCTAAATGACCACCAGCACGATATAAAACATGTTGTGTGGCATCCGCATCAAAATTTGCTTGCACTGAGTTCGTATGATGATACTATTAGATTGTACAAACAAGATTTGGACGACGATGATTGGTCTTGCGTTGGTGTACTCAACGGCCACGAAGGAACAGTGTGGTGTTCTCAGTTTGAGGATAATCATAGACATCAAGAATCTAATGAATCATCGAATAGATCGAAGATACGGTTGGTGTCGGTTAGTGACGACATGACCGCACGAATCTGGTCCA AGTACATCCCCAGTTCCATCAAACACAAGTCAGAGATGGTCTGGGAACAGGAATCAATCCTCCCTCCAGTGCACCAATATCCCATCTATTCTGTGGCCTGGTCGGCACAATCCGGCAAGATTGCTACCGTAGGCTCCGATGGGAAGATAGTCATATACATAGAAGGTGATGACAACAGTTGGTCCATAGACTCTGTAAAGGAGTCTGCTCATGGGGTTCATGAAATCAACAGCATTATCTGGGCTTTGTTGGATGATCAACTGGAGGTTCTTGTGACTGCTGGAGACGATGGTTGTGTGAACATATGGAAGCCATAG
- the CYC2 gene encoding protein possibly processed from cytochrome c import factor (CYC2_YEAST Cytochrome c mitochondrial import factor CYC2) — MLVFRATTKRVRLTSVLSGNGLVNFQRLKSSESGKGGDFSDEKKTQNQNEKANENNDLISQDNRDVSQFKIRSASSRSAPAPIDAQDTGLDRLVKRNNKPYIPKLKHDRVSFEYPGLPNEDDFAKAQQPKTTTRWSRYVPKILTALAVVWGAYTVKVWIYAPENGADSKELLDPSEFHKFIVTHKEEIDDDHYLIELLPKHSKWQYSYNLNYESKSIWNGDRIWSVDVKQPDIMVVRAYTPLPLYFLKSEYTRSGERKPLLKVINN; from the coding sequence ATGCTTGTATTCAGAGCGACTACTAAAAGAGTTCGGTTGACTTCTGTTCTATCAGGAAATGGTTTGGTGAATTTCCAGAGATTGaaatcttctgaatctggcAAGGGCGgtgatttttcagatgaGAAAAAGACccagaatcagaatgaAAAAGCCAACGAGAACAACGACTTAATTTCTCAAGACAATAGAGATGTTTCTCAGTTTAAAATCAGATCTGCTTCGTCTCGCTCGGCTCCAGCACCCATAGATGCTCAAGATACCGGTTTGGACCGTCTTGtgaaaagaaacaacaaaCCATATATACCTAAGTTGAAACATGACAGAGTCAGTTTTGAGTATCCTGGCTTACCcaacgaagacgatttCGCAAAGGCTCAACAGCCGAAGACAACCACCAGATGGTCTCGTTATGTGCCGAAGATTTTGACCGCTTTGGCTGTCGTCTGGGGTGCATATACCGTGAAGGTGTGGATCTATGCTCCTGAAAATGGTGCTGACAGTAAAGAGTTGCTTGATCCTCTGGAATTCCATAAATTCATAGTCACTcacaaggaagaaatcgatGATGATCACTACTTGATTGAGCTTTTACCCAAGCATTCCAAGTGGCAATACAGTTACaatcttaactatgagcTGAAGTCCATCTGGAATGGGGACAGAATATGGTCTGTAGATGTCAAGCAACCAGACATCATGGTTGTCAGAGCATATACACCGTTACCGTTGTACTTTTTAAAGTCTGAATACACCAGATCAGGTGAAAGGAAACCACTTTTGAAGGTTATCAACAAC
- the HIR2 gene encoding Histone transcription regulator HIRA, WD repeat superfamily: MKYFRFPPLLHGGEVHTVDIDPTNEWLATGGLDHIINIWKLSDLVNLARISPLEKNEDNHQTFNSISPVYTLKTHKAVVSTIKFSPKNSKELVSADTKGNIYLHNLEKNSQTLLYPFNEEQKASVVDLSWSMDSRLVAWSTIEGKVNVIDVTKNTFQELTELTHLEKLTVQRSIAFDPTNNYLITLGDDTLVYLYQYTYDTALDNYQFRLINKISRLINKNPINVNYKRISWSPEGELLSVPTASKNQTSLISLISRSKNWQNRISLVGHGLACEVVRFHPKFLREGTDDTAFYNVIATGGSDKTLAIWNTSKDTPVVVLQDVVDKPILDLVWDKTGTSLIVATLDGHLGIASIENNELGHEISQDMLEELKKFDQEYIKPINHKYEHDQSTTRRGEKHQIELLDQKDAKSTIHSEQNEEKDQNKDESSEKEANSSPTNSQPEAISNGPIEPSVIPPPNMTEPDTSATDILHSAMSSRQSKSTTSKTTKTAKTTSIASASSITVPPSDSKSAQKQEVTTKNGKRRIQPMLISNNGTTKPAIASSESSLGNNSTVQSSSKSLMEFDKPSYSVEEDFYKQNKRLKAQEEAGSNKKIKRELEPVKFIGSVITNPNTTFSKVRLSVPKVRLNFQISSKFDGEVFIMDIKNGTGNETKPSRITYFKKDKQLWCDFIPRYIQLAVEGSNFWALSTSDGQILTYSHTSGKRLLPPLVLGSPVSFLESHSKYLMAVTSLGELFVWDLEKKKIELSTSLTPLLELSSKYHEDGLSKSDNITLCAVTSAGIPLVTLSNCSGYLFNKNLCIWQTITESWWSFGSHYWESNDENSKKPQTSNLFGEEASIIELLEHKTNEEIIRKTRTGRGKYFNKISKNMIMKEGFENLENTISISHLENRILCCELLGEFKDFRRFFLTYVQRICELGYKTKLFEVCDELLGPDSQQETDVNSRSASGWSSSICGVDKHELLKEVILLCAKHRDAQRILIHFGKKIGVVNDVL; this comes from the exons CATCAGACCT TCAATAGCATTTCACCCGTATACACCTTGAAAACCCACAAAGCTGTAGTTTCCACGATCAAGTTTTCTCCTAAAAACAGTAAAGAGCTTGTCTCGGCAGACACGAAGGGAAATATCTACTTGCACAACCTTGAAAAGAACAGCCAAACCCTTCTCTATCCTTTCAATGAGGAACAGAAAGCCTCTGTAGTTGACTTAAGCTGGTCGATGGATTCTCGTCTTGTAGCCTGGAGCACCATTGAAGGTAAAGTGAATGTCATAGACGTTACAAAGAATACGTTTCAGGAATTGACGGAATTGACCCATTTGGAAAAACTTACCGTTCAAAGAAGCATTGCCTTTGATCCTACTAACAACTATTTGATCACTTTGGGTGACGATACATTGGTTTACTTGTACCAGTACACGTATGATACTGCCTTGGACAACTACCAGTTTCgcttgatcaacaagatctccCGTCTCATCAACAAAAATCCCATAAACGTAAACTACAAGCGGATCTCGTGGTCTCCAGAAGGTGAACTTCTTTCAGTTCCAACAGCCTCAAAAAATCAGACTTCGTTAATCTCGTTGATTTCTCGTTCTAAAAACTGGCAAAACAGAATCAGCTTGGTAGGACATGGGCTTGCATGTGAAGTAGTACGATTTCATCCCAAATTCTTGCGAGAAGGGACTGATGATACCGCTTTCTATAATGTGATTGCTACCGGAGGCTCAGACAAGACCTTGGCCATATGGAACACTTCTAAAGATACACCCGTAGTCGTCTTACAAGACGTCGTCGACAAGCCAAtacttgatcttgtatGGGATAAAACAGgtacttctttgattgtTGCTACGTTAGATGGACATTTAGGAATAGCTTCGATCGAAAACAACGAATTGGGTCACGAGATATCGCAAGACATGTTGGAAGAGCTAAAGAAATTCGACCAAGAATACATAAAGCCTATAAACCATAAATATGAACACGATCAACTGACGACAAGAAGAGGTGAAAAACACCAGATCGAGTTATTGGATCAGAAAGACGCTAAGAGCACGATACATAGCGAacagaatgaagaaaaagaccAAAACAAGGATGAACTGAGtgagaaagaagcaaactCCAGTCCAACTAATAGTCAGCCTGAGGCTATAAGTAATGGACCCATAGAACCATCAGTCATACCTCCACCAAACATGACAGAACCAGACACTTCAGCGACGGATATCTTACATTCTGCCATGAGCAGCAGGCAATCAAAATCTACCACTAGTAAAACGACCAAGACAGCAAAGACTACCTCCATAGCATCGGCATCTTCAATTACCGTGCCACCTTCAGATTCGAAAAGCGCCCAGAAGCAGGAAGTAACCACGAAAAACGGGAAACGTAGAATTCAGCCTATGCTTATTTCGAACAACGGAACCACGAAACCTGCCATAGcttcatctgaatcaaGTTTGGGTAACAATTCAACGGTCCAGTCGTCTTCAAAATCTCTAATGGAATTTGACAAGCCTTCTTattcagttgaagaagacttctATAAACAGAACAAGAGGTTGAAagcacaagaagaagctggcTCCAATAAGAAAATTAAACGTGAACTCGAACCAGTTAAATTTATTGGATCAGTTATCACAAATCCTAATACTACTTTTTCAAAGGTGAGACTTTCAGTTCCCAAAGTAAGATTAAACTTTCAGATTCTGAGCAAATTTGATGGTGAAGTCTTCATAATGGATATCAAGAATGGAACTGGAAACGAGACTAAACCTTCCAGAATCACATACTTCAAAAAAGACAAGCAGCTTTGGTGCGATTTTATTCCGAGATACATCCAATTGGCTGTCGAGGGGTCCAATTTTTGGGCATTGAGTACTTCCGATGGTCAAATTTTGACTTATTCCCATACATCAGGTAAAAGATTGTTACCTCCACTAGTTCTTGGATCGCCTGTGTCTTTCCTTGAAAGTCACAGTAAGTACCTTATGGCCGTAACATCTTTGGGCGAATTGTTTGTTTGGGAtttagaaaagaaaaagatcGAGTTGTCTACTTCGTTGACTCCATTATTGGAACTCAGTAGCAAATATCATGAAGATGGTTTGTCCAAGTCAGATAACATCACCCTATGCGCTGTCACATCTGCTGGAATTCCATTAGTGACGCTATCGAATTGCTCAGGGtatctcttcaacaaaaatTTATGCATTTGGCAGACAATTACAGAGTCGTGGTGGTCGTTTGGTTCTCACTATTGGGAAAGCAATGACGAGAACAGCAAAAAGCCTCAAACATCGAACTtgtttggtgaagaagcTTCCATTATTGAACTATTGGAACATAAAaccaacgaagaaattATTAGAAAAACGAGAACTGGACGAGGcaagtacttcaacaagatctcaAAAAACATGATAATGAAGGAAGGATTtgaaaatcttgaaaacacCATTTCAATTAGCCACTTGGAAAATAGGATATTATGCTGTGAATTGCTAGGTGAGTTTAAGGAtttcagaagattcttcttgacaTACGTTCAAAGAATATGTGAATTAGGCTACAAAACGAAACTATTTGAGGTTTGTGACGAGCTTTTAGGGCCAGACAGCcaacaagaaacagatgTCAATTCCAGGTCGGCTTCAGGATGGTCTTCTAGCATCTGTGGAGTAGACAAGCATGAGTTACTTAAGGAAGTCATTCTACTATGTGCCAAACATAGAGATGCGCAACGTATTCTTATTCATTTTGGTAAGAAGATCGGCGTGGTTAATGACGTTTTGTAA